The Heyndrickxia vini genome contains a region encoding:
- the ftsX gene encoding permease-like cell division protein FtsX, with translation MKARTVRRHLRESFKSLGRNGWMMFASASAVTITLLLVGVFFVIMMNMNKIASDIEKDVEVRVHIDLTAKQQDQDALKNRIENLSQVKSVEFSSKEHELQNLINSMGNDMKLFEQNNPLYDVFIVKTKKPTDTPAVAKQIESFSHVESAKYGEGKVEKLFNVLKISRNVGLVLVIGLLFTAMFLISNTIKITIFARRKEIEIMKLVGATNWFIRWPFLMEGLWLGIIGSILPILIITFGYYYMHSFLAPKLQSNMIQILDFNPFVFEITGVLLLMGILIGIWGSTMSIRRFLKI, from the coding sequence ATGAAAGCTAGAACAGTTAGACGGCACCTTCGTGAAAGCTTCAAAAGTTTAGGACGTAATGGATGGATGATGTTTGCTTCTGCAAGTGCAGTAACCATTACATTATTGTTAGTTGGTGTTTTCTTTGTCATTATGATGAATATGAACAAAATTGCATCAGATATTGAAAAGGATGTCGAAGTCAGAGTTCATATCGATTTAACAGCAAAACAACAAGATCAAGATGCACTTAAAAATAGAATCGAAAATTTAAGCCAAGTAAAATCTGTTGAATTTTCTTCTAAAGAGCATGAACTTCAAAACTTAATAAATAGTATGGGGAATGACATGAAGTTATTCGAACAAAACAATCCCCTCTATGACGTATTTATCGTAAAAACAAAGAAACCAACAGACACGCCGGCAGTAGCGAAACAAATCGAATCATTTTCCCATGTTGAATCTGCAAAATATGGTGAGGGAAAAGTTGAGAAACTATTTAATGTGTTAAAAATAAGCCGTAATGTTGGACTAGTATTAGTGATTGGTTTATTATTTACCGCAATGTTCTTAATCTCAAATACAATTAAAATTACGATTTTTGCTAGACGTAAAGAAATTGAGATTATGAAATTAGTAGGAGCAACCAACTGGTTTATTCGATGGCCATTCCTAATGGAAGGTCTTTGGTTGGGGATCATCGGATCAATTCTTCCGATCCTCATTATAACTTTCGGCTACTATTATATGCATAGCTTCCTAGCACCGAAATTACAAAGTAATATGATTCAAATACTAGACTTTAATCCATTTGTATTTGAAATTACCGGCGTACTCCTATTAATGGGTATCCTAATCGGGATTTGGGGAAGTACAATGTCCATTCGACGATTCTTGAAAATATAA
- a CDS encoding murein hydrolase activator EnvC family protein: MKKQSLLSVTLASVLGFGGLFAYQSDAFASKLSNLQNQQKDVQNKQSNINSNIKQKENKIDEIKGKQNNLESELETLDVNIADTDEKIQEKQQQINVAKEEIEKLQTEINALKKRIQERNELLDKRARTMQTNGGSSVNYLDVILGADSFADLLDRVSAVTTLVNADKQIIDEQKKDQAQLEKKQAEVTNKLNKLQEMQQKLQAMKAELNQQKSRKNAILKELGKQKKKLEHDKMSLEEENAILSAQKSAIDKAIQLEKDRIAEEQRAAAAAAAARQSSSGGSSSPGGGGDSSGAPPVSSGTFTRPAQGYVSSEFGRRSFDADGFHSGIDIAKGGTVPIVAAGDGVVTRSYLSSSYGNCIFITHSVNGKIYTTVYAHMSSRSIGENATVRKGQVIGYMGSTGQAYGQHLHFEFYIGPWTASHSNAVNPRNYINF, from the coding sequence TTGAAAAAACAGTCATTGCTTTCGGTTACTTTAGCATCAGTACTTGGTTTTGGTGGTTTATTTGCCTATCAATCAGATGCATTTGCATCCAAATTATCGAATTTACAAAATCAGCAAAAAGATGTGCAAAATAAACAATCAAATATTAACTCGAATATTAAACAAAAAGAGAATAAGATTGATGAAATTAAAGGAAAACAAAACAATCTTGAAAGCGAATTAGAAACATTAGACGTAAATATTGCCGATACGGATGAAAAAATTCAAGAGAAGCAACAACAAATTAATGTGGCTAAAGAAGAAATTGAAAAGCTACAAACCGAAATAAATGCATTAAAAAAGCGAATCCAAGAACGTAACGAACTATTGGATAAACGCGCACGTACCATGCAAACAAATGGCGGGAGCTCAGTAAATTATTTAGATGTTATATTAGGTGCAGATAGCTTTGCAGATTTGCTTGACCGTGTATCTGCAGTTACTACGTTAGTGAATGCCGATAAACAAATTATTGATGAGCAAAAGAAAGATCAGGCACAGTTAGAAAAGAAACAAGCTGAAGTTACCAACAAACTAAATAAACTTCAAGAAATGCAACAAAAATTGCAAGCGATGAAAGCTGAATTAAATCAACAAAAGTCACGCAAAAATGCAATTTTGAAAGAACTTGGCAAACAAAAGAAAAAGCTAGAACATGATAAAATGTCATTAGAGGAAGAAAATGCAATTCTTTCTGCTCAAAAATCAGCGATTGATAAAGCCATTCAATTAGAAAAAGACCGTATCGCTGAAGAACAACGTGCCGCAGCCGCTGCTGCTGCAGCTCGTCAAAGTAGCTCAGGCGGCAGTTCTAGCCCAGGTGGCGGAGGAGATTCTTCCGGTGCACCACCTGTTTCGTCTGGAACATTTACACGTCCAGCACAAGGCTATGTTTCATCTGAATTTGGCAGACGCTCATTCGATGCAGATGGATTCCACTCAGGAATTGATATTGCCAAGGGAGGAACGGTTCCTATTGTCGCTGCTGGTGATGGAGTTGTAACTCGTTCGTATTTATCTAGTAGTTACGGAAACTGTATCTTTATTACACATTCTGTTAATGGAAAAATCTATACGACAGTTTATGCACATATGAGTTCTCGCAGTATTGGCGAAAATGCAACAGTAAGAAAAGGACAAGTCATCGGGTACATGGGAAGTACTGGACAAGCATATGGTCAGCATTTACATTTTGAATTCTACATTGGACCATGGACAGCATCCCATTCAAACGCAGTAAACCCTAGAAACTATATTAACTTTTAA
- the cls gene encoding cardiolipin synthase translates to MTIITILLAFFFILNFILSGAVIFLERRNIGATWAWLLVLLFIPVAGFIIYLVFGQNLSRRRIFYWKDQEKIGIKEISHRQIELLRNNAFPFHDERTVQYKELVYMLLVNDDAVMSHDNEVEIFIDGEDKFQSLFEDVKRATNHIHLVYYIVRNDSLGQKLVKLLTEKAKEGVKVRFLYDDMGSRKLPRKFFKELIEAGGEVAAFFPAKIPMLNLRVNFRNHRKLAIIDGSVGYIGGFNIGDEYLGLDKKFGYWRDTHLKITGKAVYAMQTRFVLDWNQASSKEIRYEERYFPDIQSVGYTDVQIVSSGPDSEWEQIKNGYIKMINEAKKYIYMQTPYFIPDDSLLNALKIAILSGVDVRLMIPNKPDHMFVYWATYSNVGELLKTGAKVYIYENGFIHAKMLVVDGKIATVGTANIDNRSFRLNFEVNAFLYSHHLSKKLEMIYKADMEKSKELTLEDYLQRPKSIRFKESVSRLLSPIL, encoded by the coding sequence ATGACAATTATTACAATTTTATTGGCATTTTTTTTTATTTTAAACTTTATTTTATCAGGTGCCGTCATCTTTTTAGAACGGCGAAACATAGGTGCTACATGGGCTTGGCTGTTAGTTTTGCTGTTTATTCCTGTAGCGGGGTTCATTATTTATTTAGTTTTTGGACAAAACTTGAGCAGGAGAAGAATCTTTTATTGGAAAGACCAGGAGAAAATTGGAATTAAAGAAATTTCCCATCGTCAGATTGAGTTGTTAAGAAATAATGCCTTCCCCTTTCATGATGAGCGGACTGTTCAATATAAAGAATTAGTTTATATGCTTCTTGTCAATGATGATGCAGTGATGTCACATGATAATGAAGTGGAAATTTTCATCGATGGTGAGGATAAATTCCAATCCCTATTTGAAGATGTGAAGCGGGCAACTAATCACATCCATCTGGTCTATTACATCGTTCGGAATGACTCATTAGGTCAAAAGCTAGTTAAGTTGTTGACTGAAAAGGCCAAGGAAGGGGTCAAAGTTCGATTTTTATATGATGACATGGGTTCACGAAAGCTTCCAAGGAAGTTTTTTAAAGAACTAATTGAAGCCGGTGGAGAGGTAGCGGCATTTTTCCCTGCAAAAATTCCGATGTTGAATTTACGAGTCAATTTCCGAAATCACCGCAAGCTTGCCATTATTGATGGGAGCGTTGGCTATATCGGGGGATTTAATATTGGTGATGAGTATTTGGGTCTGGACAAAAAATTCGGCTATTGGCGAGATACACATTTGAAAATAACGGGTAAAGCTGTTTATGCTATGCAAACACGCTTTGTTTTGGATTGGAATCAAGCCTCAAGCAAAGAAATACGTTATGAAGAAAGGTATTTCCCGGATATACAATCTGTCGGGTACACAGATGTTCAAATTGTATCCAGTGGTCCTGATTCAGAATGGGAGCAAATCAAAAATGGCTATATCAAGATGATTAATGAGGCGAAAAAATACATATACATGCAAACTCCGTATTTTATCCCTGATGATAGTTTATTGAATGCACTTAAAATTGCGATCTTATCTGGGGTGGATGTTCGTTTAATGATTCCGAACAAGCCTGATCATATGTTTGTTTATTGGGCAACTTATTCTAACGTAGGGGAATTATTGAAAACAGGTGCAAAGGTGTATATTTATGAAAATGGATTTATTCATGCGAAAATGCTTGTAGTCGATGGGAAAATTGCAACAGTCGGTACCGCAAATATTGATAATCGCAGTTTCCGCCTAAATTTTGAAGTGAATGCCTTTTTGTATAGCCATCATCTTTCCAAAAAACTAGAAATGATTTACAAAGCAGATATGGAAAAATCAAAAGAATTGACGTTAGAGGATTATTTGCAACGACCAAAATCAATCCGATTCAAAGAATCTGTCTCAAGATTGTTGTCTCCAATTTTATAA
- a CDS encoding trans-sulfuration enzyme family protein: MNQSFETKIVHQSLKKTNHIRSKTTPIFQTSAFTFNSLEELEGFYDGDASYLYTRTGNPNTDELGQMVASLEGAPSGVATSSGLSAILAGVLSVASAGDHIVAAEDIYGGTHHLLKQELKNLGIETTFVNFADEAAIRHAIRDNTKLLYSETVTNPFLRVERIDKLVQLGEEYKLYTMVDNTFATPYLLNPYLEGIHIVAHSATKYLGGHSDVTAGVVVGCEELMSKARQKVVNLGSNLSSFEAWLTCRGIKTMALRMERQSANAKQLAESLYRNSYVKKVYYPTDLSSRGNGAIVTIELADTCDIHRFFSSLGWVKIVPTLAGVETTVSYPLGTSHRALSLEEQQNIGINQQVVRISIGIEDADDIIKQFDKAIQASV; encoded by the coding sequence GTGAATCAATCATTTGAAACGAAAATCGTTCATCAATCTTTAAAAAAAACCAACCATATTCGAAGTAAAACCACACCGATATTTCAAACCTCCGCTTTTACTTTTAATTCATTAGAGGAACTTGAGGGTTTTTATGATGGTGATGCGTCATACTTATATACGAGAACGGGCAATCCAAACACAGATGAACTAGGACAAATGGTGGCAAGTCTTGAAGGGGCACCAAGCGGGGTGGCAACCTCCTCGGGATTGTCGGCAATTCTAGCCGGTGTGTTATCTGTTGCTTCAGCTGGGGATCATATCGTTGCAGCTGAAGACATTTATGGTGGTACACATCATCTATTAAAGCAGGAATTAAAAAATCTAGGAATTGAAACAACCTTTGTCAACTTTGCTGATGAAGCTGCCATTCGGCACGCAATACGGGATAATACAAAACTATTATATTCCGAAACAGTTACGAATCCCTTTTTGCGTGTTGAACGGATTGACAAACTTGTGCAACTAGGTGAGGAATATAAGTTGTATACAATGGTAGACAATACCTTTGCAACGCCATATTTGTTGAATCCTTATCTGGAGGGTATCCATATTGTCGCCCATAGTGCGACGAAGTATTTGGGTGGTCACAGCGATGTAACAGCCGGGGTAGTTGTTGGTTGTGAAGAATTAATGTCGAAAGCACGTCAAAAGGTAGTTAATCTCGGAAGCAATTTGAGCTCATTTGAAGCATGGCTTACTTGCCGTGGTATAAAAACAATGGCATTACGTATGGAACGTCAATCCGCAAATGCGAAACAATTGGCGGAGTCACTCTATCGAAATTCCTATGTGAAAAAAGTCTATTATCCTACCGATCTTTCAAGTAGAGGAAATGGAGCGATTGTCACAATAGAATTAGCAGACACATGTGATATCCATCGATTCTTTTCATCGTTGGGCTGGGTGAAAATTGTACCTACTTTAGCCGGTGTTGAAACGACCGTATCCTACCCGTTAGGTACCTCCCACCGAGCACTGTCACTCGAAGAACAGCAGAACATAGGAATCAACCAACAAGTTGTGCGAATTTCGATAGGAATTGAAGATGCAGATGATATCATTAAACAATTTGATAAAGCCATTCAGGCTTCGGTTTGA
- a CDS encoding O-acetylhomoserine aminocarboxypropyltransferase/cysteine synthase family protein: MTSEQFQPETLLLHGGQEPDPTTGSRTVPVYKTTSYVFKDTDHAQGLFALEQQGYIYSRIGNPTVDVFEQRIALLEGGTAAVGLSSGMAAIAFSILNIAGAGDEIVAAGNLYGGTFNLFSNTLPKYGINVKFVDATDPENFRSAITPKTKAVFAEIIGNPSLHVLDVEEVAKVAHENGVPLIVDNTFGTPYLSNPIKWGADVVIHSATKWIGGHGTTIGGVVVDGGKFDWNSDRFPDFKEPDLSYHGIRYGVDVPQAAFATKLRVQILRDFGASLSPDSAFLLLQGLETLHLRVPKHNENAGKVAQFLQNHPAVSWVNHPSLEEHPSHDRAVKYLKGGFGSIVNFGIKGGREAGRKVIDNIQLWSHVANVGDAKSLIIHPASTTHQQLSAEELKVSGVTEELIRLSVGLEAVEDITDDLNQAILKATSVTV, translated from the coding sequence ATGACAAGCGAACAATTTCAACCCGAAACATTATTACTGCACGGAGGGCAAGAACCGGATCCTACAACAGGCTCACGTACAGTTCCTGTTTACAAAACAACATCCTATGTATTTAAAGATACCGATCATGCACAAGGTTTATTTGCATTAGAACAGCAAGGTTATATCTATTCGCGAATCGGCAATCCGACAGTAGATGTTTTTGAACAGCGAATTGCCCTATTAGAAGGTGGAACAGCCGCTGTTGGGCTGTCTTCAGGAATGGCTGCAATTGCCTTCTCCATCCTAAATATTGCCGGAGCAGGGGATGAAATCGTCGCTGCTGGAAATTTATATGGTGGAACATTTAATCTGTTTTCAAATACACTTCCGAAATATGGTATTAACGTAAAATTCGTTGATGCAACAGATCCGGAAAATTTTAGATCAGCGATTACACCAAAAACAAAGGCAGTATTTGCCGAAATTATCGGAAACCCTAGCCTACATGTTCTCGATGTTGAAGAAGTTGCAAAGGTTGCTCACGAAAATGGAGTACCACTTATCGTTGATAACACATTTGGTACTCCTTATCTTTCAAACCCTATTAAGTGGGGGGCGGATGTAGTCATCCATTCAGCTACAAAATGGATCGGAGGACACGGAACAACCATTGGCGGAGTGGTCGTTGATGGAGGAAAATTCGACTGGAACAGTGATCGATTCCCAGACTTTAAAGAACCAGACTTGAGCTATCATGGTATCCGCTACGGTGTCGATGTTCCGCAAGCAGCCTTTGCAACAAAATTACGCGTACAAATTTTGCGAGATTTCGGTGCAAGTTTAAGTCCGGATAGTGCGTTTTTGTTATTACAAGGATTGGAAACATTGCACTTGCGTGTACCTAAGCATAATGAAAATGCAGGTAAAGTCGCACAATTTTTGCAAAACCATCCTGCAGTTTCATGGGTCAATCATCCAAGTCTCGAAGAACATCCATCACATGACCGTGCAGTTAAATATTTAAAAGGCGGATTCGGATCCATTGTCAATTTCGGAATTAAAGGCGGAAGAGAAGCAGGGCGTAAAGTCATTGATAACATTCAATTATGGTCACATGTAGCAAATGTTGGCGATGCCAAATCATTAATTATTCACCCGGCATCGACTACCCATCAACAGCTAAGTGCAGAAGAGCTAAAAGTATCAGGAGTGACGGAAGAGTTAATTCGCTTATCCGTCGGACTTGAAGCCGTGGAAGATATTACGGACGATCTAAACCAAGCCATTCTCAAAGCAACAAGTGTAACAGTTTAA
- a CDS encoding homoserine dehydrogenase, producing the protein MKEMKFGKGRWELVMSVIKVALLGFGTVGEGVYSAIQSHQAQLRKLLGKEVRIVAILIRDQTKERMIDANILVTTNFEDIIEIPDLDVIFEAIVGEEPGRSYLLQAIEKGIHVVTANKEMFANHGHELIQRAQENEVNIGFEATTAGGVPIIRTIKQLLQVNQITKIQGILNGTSNFILTEMRERKLSFADALQLAQNKGYAEADPTNDISGIDAFYKLMILSQLVINQQPNWSEVIIDGIKSITQEQIEQAEKRGQRFKHIAEISFNDHSLVASVQPIIVDSNHPLYSIEGVENAIAVEASLVGKITLQGPGAGKFATASAMIEDFVDIIQHSATKKRREYQSIK; encoded by the coding sequence ATGAAAGAAATGAAGTTTGGTAAAGGCAGGTGGGAGTTAGTAATGTCAGTTATTAAAGTTGCATTGTTAGGTTTTGGAACGGTGGGTGAAGGTGTTTACAGTGCTATTCAATCACATCAAGCCCAGCTTAGAAAACTTTTGGGAAAAGAAGTTAGGATTGTTGCGATTCTTATTCGTGATCAAACAAAAGAAAGAATGATTGATGCGAATATTCTTGTGACAACCAATTTTGAGGATATTATCGAAATTCCAGATTTAGACGTGATTTTTGAGGCAATTGTTGGGGAGGAACCCGGTAGATCCTATTTGCTCCAAGCCATTGAAAAAGGAATCCATGTGGTTACTGCCAATAAAGAAATGTTTGCTAATCATGGTCATGAACTAATTCAAAGGGCACAGGAAAATGAAGTGAATATCGGCTTTGAAGCTACGACAGCTGGAGGCGTTCCGATCATTCGAACCATTAAACAGCTCTTACAAGTAAATCAAATAACCAAAATTCAAGGGATATTAAATGGAACATCTAATTTTATTTTAACTGAAATGAGAGAACGAAAGCTTTCGTTTGCTGATGCGCTACAACTTGCTCAGAATAAGGGATATGCAGAAGCTGACCCAACGAACGATATAAGCGGGATTGATGCTTTTTATAAATTAATGATTTTAAGTCAATTAGTCATTAATCAACAACCTAACTGGTCGGAAGTAATAATAGATGGTATTAAATCAATCACGCAGGAACAGATTGAACAAGCAGAAAAACGGGGACAACGTTTTAAACATATTGCTGAAATTTCTTTTAATGACCACTCTTTAGTAGCATCCGTTCAGCCAATCATCGTTGATTCGAATCATCCCCTTTATTCAATTGAAGGTGTTGAAAATGCCATTGCAGTAGAAGCGAGTTTAGTCGGAAAAATAACCCTTCAAGGCCCTGGAGCTGGAAAGTTTGCAACTGCAAGTGCGATGATCGAAGATTTTGTAGACATCATCCAACACTCAGCAACAAAGAAAAGACGGGAATATCAATCCATTAAATGA
- a CDS encoding VTT domain-containing protein, which yields MSWLFHLIDQYGYLVLFISLMLELIIVPIPNEILMSYVGFLVYQHKLNLYLTILFGGLGGIVGVSISYWIGYKLGKPFFNKYGSKIHMGPDKIEKIAKWNKKYGKGLLLFSYFIPGVRHITSIFSGVTRIPFKTFAIFAYIGVFIWVGTFISLGNIFGPKWESFHNEAKIYVTLACIGIGIVYLAFYLIKTNRKKIKENILLLIENTFNRFNSFLKTKLLIFGALIAFIGLIFLIVGMIQDFIANEFGQFNSITNTIIAYAFNERWKHVMTLFNSMSDWKVLLVFILFTALWISVKGEIKRIEFLYFLMSILGAVFLGKGLNILFHYVTHGKELFSQSFPNEQALSCSIIYSFFMYEIIRHSKSTLLNLLTFLIVIFILLAIAASEIYLGIHVPSDFAAGYAFGGVWVCFMILLLEVSRLIKLIKETDFSKQHK from the coding sequence TTGAGTTGGCTATTTCATTTAATCGATCAGTATGGATATTTAGTTCTATTTATTTCTTTGATGCTAGAATTAATCATAGTTCCTATCCCTAATGAAATATTGATGAGCTATGTTGGTTTCCTTGTCTACCAACATAAATTAAATTTATATTTAACCATTTTATTTGGTGGACTTGGCGGAATAGTGGGAGTAAGTATTTCCTACTGGATCGGTTACAAATTGGGGAAGCCATTTTTTAATAAATATGGAAGCAAAATTCATATGGGACCTGACAAAATTGAAAAAATTGCGAAATGGAATAAAAAATATGGGAAAGGTTTATTACTCTTTTCTTACTTTATTCCCGGCGTCCGTCATATTACCAGCATCTTTTCAGGTGTTACACGTATCCCTTTTAAAACATTCGCCATTTTTGCTTATATAGGTGTCTTTATTTGGGTAGGAACGTTTATTAGTTTAGGTAATATTTTCGGTCCAAAATGGGAGTCGTTTCATAATGAGGCAAAAATATATGTTACACTTGCCTGCATTGGCATCGGTATTGTTTATTTAGCCTTTTATTTAATAAAAACAAACAGAAAGAAAATTAAAGAAAATATACTTTTGTTAATTGAAAATACATTTAATCGATTCAATAGTTTTTTAAAAACAAAGCTCTTGATATTTGGAGCGCTAATTGCTTTCATTGGTCTCATCTTTCTAATCGTTGGAATGATACAAGATTTCATTGCCAATGAATTTGGACAGTTTAATTCGATTACAAATACCATCATTGCGTATGCATTTAATGAACGCTGGAAACATGTGATGACACTTTTTAATTCAATGTCGGATTGGAAAGTACTTTTAGTATTCATACTTTTTACTGCCCTTTGGATTTCCGTGAAGGGGGAAATTAAGCGGATTGAATTCCTTTATTTTTTAATGAGTATCTTAGGGGCTGTCTTTTTAGGAAAAGGACTTAATATTCTTTTCCATTACGTTACACACGGAAAGGAATTATTTAGTCAATCCTTTCCAAATGAACAGGCATTAAGCTGTTCCATTATTTATTCGTTTTTTATGTACGAAATCATTCGTCATAGTAAAAGTACTTTACTCAATTTGCTCACCTTTTTGATTGTTATCTTTATTTTACTAGCAATCGCTGCAAGCGAAATTTATTTAGGAATCCATGTTCCAAGTGATTTTGCCGCTGGATATGCTTTTGGTGGGGTTTGGGTATGCTTTATGATTCTATTATTAGAAGTCTCACGACTGATCAAGTTGATTAAAGAAACTGATTTTAGTAAGCAACATAAATAA